The following proteins are encoded in a genomic region of Natrinema sp. DC36:
- a CDS encoding site-specific DNA-methyltransferase encodes METTHRVFAGDSRDLSRVADESVELVVTSPPYPMIEMWDDLFTDLDPAIGDALDDGDGRAAFDGMHDQLEAVWDELERVLVDGGIACINVGDATRSVDGSFRVYPNHARVLAAFEERGFDPLPDVLWRKPANSAAKFMGSGMIPPNAYVTLEHEYILVFRKGDQRRAFEPGADRRYEAAFFWEERNRWFSDVWTDVTGELQSLEEADDELRQRSAAYPLVIPYRLICMYSAYGDTVLDPFWGTGTTSLAAICAGRNSIGFELEDAFLEVFDDRIDDVPALSRSVGRARLERHRAFVERRREEGGAFEYEADYYETPVMTDMERGIRLREARAIDERNDGYLVDHGPLVLE; translated from the coding sequence ATGGAGACGACCCACCGCGTTTTCGCCGGTGATTCGCGCGATCTCTCGCGCGTGGCGGACGAGTCGGTCGAACTCGTCGTCACGTCGCCGCCGTATCCGATGATCGAGATGTGGGACGACCTCTTTACCGACCTCGATCCCGCGATCGGCGACGCGCTGGACGACGGCGACGGCCGGGCCGCCTTCGACGGGATGCACGATCAACTCGAGGCAGTCTGGGACGAACTCGAGCGGGTGCTCGTCGACGGCGGCATCGCCTGCATCAACGTGGGCGATGCGACCCGATCGGTCGACGGGAGCTTTCGGGTCTATCCGAACCACGCTCGCGTGCTCGCGGCGTTCGAGGAACGGGGATTCGATCCGTTGCCGGACGTGCTCTGGCGCAAACCAGCGAACAGCGCGGCCAAGTTCATGGGTAGCGGGATGATCCCGCCGAACGCTTACGTGACGCTGGAACACGAGTACATCCTAGTCTTCCGAAAGGGAGACCAGCGCCGCGCGTTCGAGCCGGGAGCCGACCGGCGCTACGAGGCCGCGTTCTTCTGGGAGGAGCGCAACCGCTGGTTCTCGGACGTCTGGACGGACGTCACGGGGGAGTTGCAGTCCCTCGAGGAGGCCGACGACGAACTCCGCCAGCGGTCGGCGGCCTACCCGCTGGTGATTCCCTACCGGCTGATCTGTATGTACTCCGCCTACGGCGACACCGTTCTCGATCCCTTCTGGGGCACCGGTACGACCTCGCTCGCGGCGATCTGTGCCGGCCGCAACTCGATCGGGTTCGAACTCGAGGACGCCTTCCTCGAGGTGTTCGACGACCGGATCGACGACGTGCCGGCGCTGTCGCGGTCGGTCGGCCGCGCTCGCCTCGAGCGTCACCGCGCGTTTGTCGAGCGCCGTCGCGAGGAGGGTGGGGCGTTCGAGTACGAGGCGGACTACTACGAGACGCCGGTCATGACCGATATGGAACGGGGAATCCGACTCCGAGAAGCCCGTGCTATCGATGAACGCAACGACGGGTACCTGGTCGATCACGGCCCGCTCGTCCTCGAGTAG
- a CDS encoding PAS domain S-box protein, producing the protein MVRSLEESETTPVHALSVGSSEWIRTATAGLADEAVAVAESVPNASDLTDDRLETVDCVLTDDRDVLAAVDGSCPVVYAVDPAANESIDRLRDEGAAEIVAKTTIQEPPLLTHRLRRTVEFTAMERSADRRVELYRTLIEQSSDLLIVLDEEGAVTDVSPAVERVGGFTSDEMSGTNMLDFVHSDDVQTVKDEFDAVCEGELGTTRTVEYTCKHADGCWYVHEAVLTNRLDDNTIDGIIASVRDITEFHRIERELSESFKRVTDSFYALDADWRFTYVNDRALEVLDLERSDLVGNPILDVFPEIAGTPFQDAAIEAMETQEARTVEAYLEPYDAWIESRIYPSPSGISVYWRNVTERVERKRDLTEWTERLQTLVENAPVVLFVLDDDGTFTLSEGQGLANLGFESDEVVGRSFFDLLEDYPAARADARDALDGVAVNTRRRLGDRIFETSLRPVADDGSVDRVIGVANDITERVQYQEALNALHEATSHLLTVDSKGGACEYIVDIATEVLDLETVVYRFDEETNELLPAAYSPAIESTFGSPHPLQPDAGDPWQAFVAGEPTVHDDGAARIVRGEAPDVRSGLSVPLGEHGVLVALSTEPDAYTDETVELAELFATTAEAALDRIGRSRRLRERERELKKQNRHLERLNAANEVRQEAEQLLLMADSRSEIERGVPECLAELESCSLAWFGEPDPSGNSLESRYHAGFERGYLDAVPITTVDESAAEPAGRAARTRSPVHVENVAESVHDGEWRGEALSRNFQSAYAIPLVYDGFLYGVLSIYGEQRGAFDETLRSTLAELGETIAYAIDAVKRKNALFGDGLTEVELEVAADATLCRLAEYLGGPVTYEGATARADGAQFVFAAVEEPVDESLTAAEYTAIEGISEITTIADHEDETLLQLRVTDSFLGSITDTHGARLREFVANASGGRAIVDVPDAVEIRDVLSGISRSGPSVSMVARREGETDDRSTVSGPARSALLETFTDRQREVVQTAYHGGFFEWPRRANGEEIAGSLDISSPAFHKHIRSAERKLFAALFEGATASEVN; encoded by the coding sequence ATGGTTCGAAGTCTCGAGGAATCCGAGACGACGCCCGTCCACGCCCTTTCCGTCGGCTCGTCCGAGTGGATCCGGACGGCGACGGCGGGGCTCGCGGACGAAGCGGTGGCCGTCGCGGAATCCGTTCCGAACGCGTCCGACCTCACGGACGACCGGCTCGAGACGGTCGATTGCGTCCTGACCGACGACCGGGACGTCCTCGCGGCCGTCGACGGCTCGTGTCCGGTCGTCTACGCGGTCGATCCGGCCGCGAACGAGTCGATCGACCGACTCCGAGACGAGGGTGCGGCCGAAATCGTCGCCAAGACGACCATCCAGGAGCCGCCGTTGCTGACCCACCGGCTCCGGCGGACGGTGGAGTTCACCGCGATGGAGCGATCGGCCGACCGGCGGGTGGAATTGTATCGGACGTTGATCGAACAGTCGTCAGATCTGTTGATCGTCCTCGACGAAGAGGGAGCGGTCACCGACGTGAGTCCGGCAGTCGAACGCGTCGGGGGATTCACCTCGGATGAAATGTCCGGGACGAACATGCTCGACTTCGTCCACTCCGACGATGTGCAGACAGTCAAAGACGAGTTCGACGCCGTTTGCGAGGGGGAACTCGGCACCACGCGGACCGTCGAATACACGTGCAAACACGCGGACGGGTGCTGGTACGTCCACGAGGCCGTTCTCACGAACCGACTCGACGACAACACCATCGACGGCATCATCGCGTCGGTACGGGACATCACGGAGTTCCACCGCATCGAACGGGAGTTGAGCGAGTCGTTCAAACGCGTCACCGACTCGTTCTACGCCCTCGACGCGGACTGGCGGTTTACCTACGTCAACGACCGCGCGCTCGAAGTACTCGATCTCGAGCGATCCGACCTGGTCGGGAACCCCATCCTCGATGTCTTCCCGGAGATAGCGGGGACCCCGTTTCAGGACGCCGCCATCGAGGCGATGGAAACGCAGGAGGCGCGGACGGTCGAAGCCTACCTGGAGCCCTACGACGCGTGGATCGAGTCTCGGATTTACCCATCGCCGTCCGGAATCTCCGTCTACTGGCGGAACGTGACCGAGCGCGTCGAGCGCAAACGGGATTTGACTGAGTGGACGGAGCGATTACAGACGCTGGTCGAGAACGCGCCCGTCGTGTTGTTCGTCCTCGACGACGACGGGACCTTTACGCTCTCGGAAGGGCAGGGGCTCGCGAACCTCGGCTTCGAATCCGACGAAGTCGTCGGCCGATCGTTCTTCGACCTGCTCGAGGACTACCCCGCGGCCCGCGCCGACGCGAGAGACGCGCTCGATGGGGTGGCAGTCAACACGCGGAGACGGCTCGGAGACCGTATTTTCGAGACATCCCTCCGCCCGGTCGCGGATGACGGTTCCGTCGATCGCGTCATCGGTGTCGCCAACGATATCACCGAACGGGTCCAGTATCAGGAGGCGCTCAACGCGCTCCACGAGGCGACCAGTCACCTGTTGACGGTCGACTCGAAGGGGGGCGCCTGCGAGTACATCGTCGACATCGCGACCGAAGTGCTCGACCTCGAAACCGTCGTCTACCGATTCGACGAGGAAACGAACGAACTGCTGCCAGCGGCGTACTCGCCGGCCATCGAGTCGACGTTCGGTTCGCCACACCCGCTCCAGCCCGACGCCGGCGATCCGTGGCAGGCGTTCGTCGCCGGCGAACCGACGGTCCACGACGACGGAGCGGCCCGGATCGTCCGCGGTGAGGCGCCGGACGTTCGAAGCGGCCTCTCCGTTCCGCTCGGCGAACACGGCGTTCTCGTCGCGCTGTCGACCGAACCGGACGCGTACACTGACGAGACCGTCGAACTCGCCGAACTGTTCGCGACGACGGCGGAAGCCGCCCTCGACCGGATCGGCCGGAGCCGCCGGCTCCGCGAACGCGAACGCGAACTCAAGAAGCAGAACCGACACCTCGAGCGGCTCAACGCCGCCAACGAGGTGCGCCAAGAGGCCGAACAGCTCCTCTTGATGGCCGACTCTCGGAGCGAGATCGAACGTGGGGTCCCCGAGTGTCTGGCCGAACTCGAGTCGTGTTCGCTGGCCTGGTTCGGCGAACCCGACCCGAGCGGGAACAGCCTCGAGTCGCGATACCACGCCGGATTCGAACGGGGATATCTCGACGCGGTACCGATAACGACGGTGGACGAATCGGCCGCCGAACCGGCTGGTCGAGCGGCTCGAACGCGGAGCCCGGTCCACGTCGAGAACGTCGCTGAATCGGTTCACGACGGCGAATGGCGGGGTGAAGCGCTCTCGCGAAACTTCCAGTCCGCGTACGCGATCCCGCTGGTCTACGACGGATTTCTCTACGGCGTCCTCTCGATCTACGGGGAGCAACGGGGCGCGTTCGACGAGACGCTACGGTCGACGCTCGCGGAACTCGGCGAAACGATTGCGTACGCGATCGACGCCGTCAAACGGAAGAACGCGCTGTTCGGTGACGGTCTCACCGAAGTGGAACTCGAGGTCGCGGCGGACGCGACGCTGTGTCGGCTCGCCGAGTACCTTGGCGGGCCCGTGACGTACGAGGGTGCGACGGCGCGAGCCGACGGCGCCCAGTTCGTGTTCGCGGCCGTCGAAGAGCCGGTCGACGAATCGCTCACGGCTGCCGAATACACTGCTATCGAGGGAATCAGCGAGATCACCACGATCGCCGACCACGAGGACGAGACGTTGCTTCAGCTCCGGGTCACCGATTCCTTCCTGGGTTCGATCACCGATACCCACGGCGCGCGGTTGCGCGAGTTCGTGGCCAACGCGTCGGGCGGCCGCGCGATCGTCGACGTGCCGGATGCCGTCGAGATTCGCGACGTGTTGTCCGGTATCAGCCGAAGCGGGCCCTCGGTGTCGATGGTGGCCCGACGCGAGGGGGAAACCGACGACCGATCCACGGTCAGCGGTCCAGCGCGGAGCGCGCTTCTCGAGACGTTCACCGACCGCCAACGCGAGGTAGTCCAGACGGCCTATCACGGCGGCTTCTTCGAGTGGCCCCGCCGAGCGAACGGCGAGGAGATCGCCGGCTCGCTGGACATCTCCTCGCCCGCCTTTCATAAGCACATTCGATCCGCCGAACGAAAGCTGTTCGCGGCCCTGTTCGAGGGGGCGACCGCTTCCGAGGTTAATTGA
- a CDS encoding HalOD1 output domain-containing protein: MTEMSSRSPSTAMGDHYSVQYDRLDDEPLSVAVADAVATFQNEDVTELEPLHYSINADALERLFEPRADGLRSGGSVTFEYSDCLVTVTADGEIRIDSS; the protein is encoded by the coding sequence ATGACCGAGATGAGTTCACGATCACCGTCGACCGCGATGGGAGATCACTATTCCGTGCAATACGATAGACTCGACGACGAACCGCTCAGCGTTGCCGTGGCGGATGCCGTCGCAACATTCCAGAACGAGGACGTGACCGAACTCGAACCGCTCCATTACTCGATCAACGCCGACGCGCTCGAGCGACTGTTCGAACCCCGTGCGGACGGGCTTCGGTCCGGCGGATCGGTAACGTTCGAGTACAGCGATTGCCTGGTGACCGTCACCGCTGACGGTGAGATTCGCATCGACTCCAGCTAG
- a CDS encoding universal stress protein — MSTRILVPTDGSDSATAALEHVLDVAADREATVHLLNVADTNEPSLTRLGDDIVDVLEGEGNDILSDAAAMAEDRGVSVVANVVQGDPRKVIVERATADEFDLVAMGAHGRRGLGEYVLGSVTDHVVNRSTVPVLTVRAADEVSPTFPYTDVLVPTDGSDHATAALELASTVAERHGARLHLLSVVDELPEVIDAESAELPEQLEENVQAVLDDAATTATQAGVDDITTTIAAGSVSREITTYADEQDIDLVVMGTHGHTGLDRHLLGSFTERVIRTSPVPVLTTQAHDDA, encoded by the coding sequence ATGTCCACTCGTATCCTCGTCCCGACCGACGGGAGCGATTCCGCGACGGCCGCCCTCGAGCACGTACTCGACGTCGCCGCCGATCGGGAGGCGACCGTTCACCTGCTCAACGTCGCCGACACGAACGAACCGAGCCTCACGCGCCTCGGCGACGACATCGTCGACGTGCTCGAGGGAGAGGGAAACGACATCCTTTCTGATGCCGCGGCGATGGCAGAGGACCGCGGCGTATCCGTGGTGGCGAACGTCGTTCAGGGCGATCCGCGAAAAGTGATCGTCGAGCGCGCCACCGCCGACGAGTTCGATCTCGTCGCGATGGGGGCCCACGGACGGCGCGGACTGGGGGAGTACGTCCTCGGGAGCGTCACGGATCACGTCGTGAACAGGAGCACCGTTCCGGTGTTGACCGTCCGCGCCGCCGACGAGGTGTCCCCGACGTTTCCCTACACGGACGTTCTCGTACCGACCGACGGGAGCGATCACGCGACGGCAGCGCTCGAACTAGCGTCGACGGTCGCCGAGCGACACGGCGCGCGACTCCACCTACTGTCCGTCGTCGACGAACTCCCGGAGGTGATCGACGCGGAGTCGGCCGAACTTCCCGAGCAGCTCGAGGAAAACGTCCAGGCGGTCCTGGACGACGCGGCGACGACCGCTACGCAAGCGGGCGTCGACGACATCACGACTACTATCGCCGCGGGGTCGGTGTCCCGAGAGATCACGACCTACGCCGACGAGCAGGATATCGATCTCGTCGTGATGGGAACGCACGGCCACACCGGCCTCGACCGGCACCTGCTCGGGAGCTTCACCGAGCGCGTGATCCGTACCTCGCCGGTTCCCGTCCTCACCACGCAGGCCCACGATGACGCGTGA
- a CDS encoding aryl-sulfate sulfotransferase — MTDRSLPSLERVRSEITRNRLRAAFAVLILVSAAVVASAAASGGISTASKEDVPDAPETDNHTVVTESGRAGTITAYQPNGEVLYYNNSRTKYFDADPVEGDPLTVEYAATDTIHTEGSNCGAPPCTRNVIERADLETGEVEVLYERYDYKEYAGEWHDVDRINETHFVVADMVADQVFIVNTETEVVNWLWDAQSDFPLEGGHSWPRDWAHINDVEYIEEGQMEGRIMASLRNQDQVVFLDREEGLLEDWTLGSENEHDVLHEQHNPDFIPESQGGPAILVADSENAQIKEFQREDGEWTQTWLWEDDQIQWPRDADRLPNGNTLISDTHGNRVIEVNQSGEIVWEVGSSLPYESERLETGDESEGGQSAQALGLENRTEAESSGGGGGGGGGFSFSPLGFLGDLIESILPHRIYNALLFVSPVWMGSSEFAAIGVALLTGLTWIGTETRWQLRDRGVRFRIPVYRQGGN, encoded by the coding sequence GTGACCGACCGATCGCTCCCCTCGCTCGAGCGCGTCCGTTCGGAGATCACGAGAAATAGACTCCGGGCCGCGTTCGCCGTGCTTATCCTCGTCTCGGCCGCCGTCGTCGCCAGCGCGGCTGCCTCGGGCGGGATTTCGACGGCGTCGAAAGAAGACGTTCCGGACGCGCCGGAGACGGATAATCACACCGTCGTCACCGAATCGGGCCGCGCGGGGACGATTACGGCCTACCAGCCCAACGGCGAGGTCCTCTACTACAACAACTCGCGGACCAAGTACTTCGACGCTGACCCTGTCGAGGGTGACCCGCTGACCGTCGAGTACGCCGCGACGGACACGATTCACACGGAAGGCTCCAACTGCGGCGCGCCGCCGTGTACCCGCAACGTCATCGAGCGAGCCGACCTCGAGACCGGCGAGGTCGAGGTCCTCTACGAGCGATACGACTACAAGGAGTACGCCGGCGAGTGGCACGACGTCGATCGCATCAACGAGACCCACTTCGTCGTCGCCGACATGGTCGCTGACCAGGTGTTCATCGTCAACACCGAGACGGAGGTCGTCAACTGGCTCTGGGACGCCCAGAGCGACTTCCCGCTCGAGGGCGGTCACTCCTGGCCCCGCGACTGGGCCCACATCAACGACGTCGAGTACATCGAGGAGGGCCAGATGGAAGGCCGAATCATGGCCAGTCTGCGCAATCAGGACCAGGTCGTCTTCCTCGATCGGGAGGAGGGGCTGCTCGAGGACTGGACGCTCGGGAGCGAAAACGAGCACGACGTCCTCCACGAACAGCACAACCCCGATTTCATTCCCGAGAGTCAGGGCGGCCCGGCCATCCTCGTCGCTGACTCCGAGAACGCTCAGATCAAAGAGTTCCAGCGCGAGGACGGCGAGTGGACCCAGACCTGGCTCTGGGAAGACGATCAGATCCAGTGGCCCCGGGACGCCGACCGACTTCCGAACGGGAACACGCTGATCTCCGACACCCACGGCAACCGGGTCATTGAGGTCAATCAGTCCGGCGAGATCGTCTGGGAGGTCGGTTCCAGCCTCCCCTACGAATCCGAGCGCCTCGAGACCGGTGACGAAAGCGAGGGCGGCCAGAGCGCCCAGGCACTCGGCCTCGAAAACCGAACTGAAGCCGAGAGCAGCGGTGGCGGCGGCGGTGGCGGAGGGGGCTTCAGCTTCAGCCCGCTCGGATTCCTCGGTGATCTCATCGAGTCGATCCTCCCACACCGGATCTACAACGCCCTCCTCTTCGTCAGTCCGGTCTGGATGGGGTCCTCGGAGTTCGCCGCCATCGGCGTCGCGCTCCTGACCGGCCTGACGTGGATCGGCACCGAGACCAGGTGGCAGCTCCGCGACAGAGGCGTCAGGTTCCGCATCCCGGTCTACCGACAGGGCGGAAACTGA